A window of Xylophilus sp. GW821-FHT01B05 contains these coding sequences:
- a CDS encoding glycosyltransferase has protein sequence MRVLHVGKFFPPHVGGMEVFLADLIREQRSQGIDAYALVHGDPQPEDPAWLVRVPVQAHLVYAPIAAGFPVALHRAIRHFKPEVLHLHMPNNAVFWALLMPIASKIPWVVHWHSDVVVSRIRSVIGVAYKLYRPFERAVLDRAQRIIATSPPYLEHSQPLAPWRSKCAVIPLGLATTSIATSRPDGSSTSFTWRPGRFRVLSIGRLTYYKGFEVLIRAMREIPDAELLIVGEGELRASLAALIQQETPVGQKPNVRLLGLVTDAEKNTLLNDCELFCLASRERTEAFGMVLLEAMAHAKPCIVSDLPGSGMPWLVAQAKVGLRVAVEDVQQWRKAIQQLQKHPAQRQEFGQNGRDALYQRFSIAANAHAMAAIYAQIAPRTNSAPTHNGVLVVIPAKDEAATVGTVVAELRAAGWQDVLVVDDHSTDGTGDIARAAGARVLRPVLPVGAWGGMQTGIRYGVRHGFAAVVTMDADGQHEVDQLPALLACRDTADMVIGAFPERASRLRKWAWSWFRRLAGFELRDLTSGFRYYNRDAMRLLASGDATLLDYQDLGALLMVVQAGLRIKEVQVAMRARTSGRSRIFRSWFGVARYMALTTLLCLSRRSLREQARVPRQAA, from the coding sequence ATGCGCGTGTTGCACGTTGGCAAGTTCTTTCCCCCTCACGTCGGCGGCATGGAAGTGTTCTTGGCCGACCTCATCCGGGAACAGCGAAGCCAGGGTATTGATGCATACGCGTTGGTGCATGGCGACCCACAGCCCGAAGACCCGGCCTGGCTAGTGCGAGTTCCAGTGCAGGCGCACCTTGTATATGCGCCTATAGCCGCAGGCTTTCCCGTGGCGCTGCATCGTGCAATCCGACACTTCAAGCCCGAGGTGCTGCATCTGCACATGCCCAACAATGCCGTTTTCTGGGCCTTGCTCATGCCGATTGCCAGCAAAATCCCATGGGTTGTGCACTGGCATTCGGACGTAGTTGTGTCTAGGATTCGCAGCGTCATTGGAGTCGCCTACAAGCTTTACAGGCCCTTTGAGAGAGCCGTGCTGGATCGGGCTCAACGGATCATCGCGACCTCGCCCCCCTATCTTGAGCACAGCCAGCCGCTCGCGCCATGGCGCAGCAAATGTGCCGTCATTCCGTTGGGCTTGGCAACCACCAGCATCGCTACGTCTCGACCGGATGGCAGCAGCACCTCATTTACATGGCGGCCCGGACGCTTCCGAGTCCTGTCCATTGGACGCCTGACCTACTACAAGGGCTTCGAAGTCTTGATACGTGCCATGCGCGAAATTCCAGACGCCGAACTTTTGATCGTGGGCGAAGGCGAATTGCGCGCGTCCCTTGCAGCGCTTATCCAGCAGGAAACACCCGTTGGCCAAAAGCCAAACGTTCGATTGCTCGGTTTGGTGACCGACGCCGAGAAAAACACCCTGCTGAATGACTGCGAACTCTTCTGTCTGGCATCGCGCGAACGAACCGAGGCCTTTGGCATGGTGCTGCTGGAAGCCATGGCCCATGCCAAGCCATGCATCGTTTCTGATTTGCCCGGCTCGGGCATGCCTTGGTTGGTAGCGCAAGCCAAGGTCGGATTGCGCGTGGCAGTTGAAGATGTACAGCAATGGCGAAAAGCCATCCAGCAATTGCAGAAGCACCCAGCTCAACGCCAGGAATTTGGGCAGAACGGCCGGGATGCGCTTTATCAGCGGTTCTCCATTGCCGCCAATGCACATGCCATGGCAGCCATATATGCACAGATCGCGCCCCGGACAAATAGCGCACCTACACACAATGGTGTGCTGGTCGTGATACCTGCCAAGGACGAAGCGGCTACCGTGGGAACTGTCGTGGCTGAGCTACGTGCGGCGGGTTGGCAGGACGTGCTGGTTGTAGACGACCACAGTACGGACGGCACGGGTGACATCGCGCGTGCCGCCGGCGCACGCGTACTGCGCCCCGTGCTGCCCGTGGGCGCGTGGGGCGGCATGCAAACGGGTATTCGCTATGGCGTGCGGCATGGCTTTGCTGCCGTAGTCACCATGGACGCGGATGGCCAGCATGAAGTTGACCAACTGCCCGCGCTACTAGCCTGTCGCGACACCGCCGATATGGTGATTGGGGCATTTCCGGAGCGGGCAAGTCGCTTGCGGAAGTGGGCCTGGAGCTGGTTTCGTCGGCTAGCCGGTTTTGAGCTACGCGATCTGACCTCGGGCTTTCGCTACTACAACCGGGATGCCATGCGGCTTCTTGCATCGGGTGACGCCACGCTGCTCGACTACCAGGACTTGGGAGCATTGCTCATGGTGGTTCAAGCCGGACTGCGAATCAAAGAGGTGCAGGTGGCTATGCGAGCCCGAACCTCAGGCCGCTCTCGCATTTTTCGCTCGTGGTTCGGTGTGGCACGCTACATGGCGCTCACTACGCTGCTGTGCCTATCACGACGTAGCCTGAGAGAACAGGCACGCGTGCCTAGGCAAGCCGCCTAA
- a CDS encoding tetratricopeptide repeat protein, with amino-acid sequence MQHKKVGLLVFVLLVVGGACCIYLPGLTNALVFDDNRLTDGGVFGSYGGLLPLRQRLLSYGSFVWLSALPGVGWAGQRAFNVILHLGTVAAIYLLFRELLARTRFPDEFETDAGFTHSREAALRVGVALFALNPVAIYAVAYLIQRSIVMATFFAVVACWTFVRGLVSGRLAWYCIALLAYVCALLSKEHAVMTAAFAVPLYIFVKRPGWKQIGAIAAACLVLLGIAVFLLTQVYGSILGQVFDPTSRLFVRQLEAIQPGVGTHVFALSILNEAWLFFRYGFLWIVPNPQWMSIDVRPPFPLGFGAFPQVLGAIGYSILLVGATWLLLRQRGAFAFAALCLLFPLLLFLTEFVTVWVQDPFVLYRSYLWAIAIPGLIALPLVGLPSRLIYTGGFVVGALFTGLALERVLSFDNELSVWSDAADKIDLSAPPNTVGRWRPFLNRGAQYLDKSMYDSAQADFTAADRLGESQGAARFNIGMSLLQQHKYPEAIAAFNAAEAMGNRDFEVYYQKGEALYAQGRYADAYQSFSTALSSQAVLNDVKSNDMVRETIRLRRAESAVATQQYAVAIDDYHVLLAARPSSVRFQVGLAMALAGAGQSAKALPLFDKIIAERPNAQAFYGRSIARHYSGDTTGSLQDLDHAIVLDPHNPTYRALRTELSGKR; translated from the coding sequence ATGCAGCATAAAAAAGTTGGGCTTCTGGTGTTCGTTCTGCTGGTTGTGGGAGGTGCATGCTGCATTTACCTGCCCGGCTTGACCAATGCACTTGTCTTTGATGACAACCGCCTGACTGATGGCGGTGTTTTTGGCTCCTATGGTGGGTTGCTCCCGCTGCGGCAGCGTCTGCTGTCGTATGGCTCTTTCGTCTGGCTATCCGCACTACCAGGCGTCGGTTGGGCAGGGCAGCGCGCCTTCAATGTCATTCTGCATCTGGGTACTGTGGCAGCCATTTACCTGCTGTTCCGCGAGTTGCTGGCACGAACCCGATTTCCGGATGAGTTCGAAACTGACGCGGGCTTCACGCACTCTCGAGAAGCTGCTCTACGCGTGGGGGTCGCCCTCTTTGCGTTGAATCCCGTAGCCATCTATGCCGTCGCCTACCTGATCCAACGCTCCATTGTCATGGCCACCTTCTTTGCGGTGGTCGCCTGTTGGACCTTTGTGCGCGGGCTAGTTAGTGGTCGACTGGCCTGGTATTGCATAGCGCTACTGGCTTATGTCTGTGCGTTGCTATCGAAAGAACACGCTGTCATGACAGCCGCCTTTGCGGTGCCACTCTACATTTTCGTCAAGCGGCCTGGGTGGAAGCAGATCGGAGCCATCGCGGCTGCTTGCTTGGTGCTACTGGGCATTGCCGTTTTTTTGCTGACGCAGGTCTATGGATCCATCCTGGGCCAAGTCTTCGACCCAACGTCCCGATTGTTTGTACGGCAGTTGGAGGCAATACAACCCGGCGTGGGCACGCACGTGTTTGCGCTCAGCATTCTCAACGAGGCGTGGCTTTTCTTTCGCTATGGCTTTTTGTGGATTGTCCCCAACCCGCAATGGATGTCGATCGATGTCCGGCCCCCCTTCCCTTTGGGTTTTGGCGCCTTTCCCCAAGTTCTGGGTGCCATCGGCTACAGCATCTTGCTGGTCGGAGCGACGTGGCTACTGCTACGCCAACGCGGTGCCTTCGCCTTTGCTGCGCTCTGCTTACTTTTCCCGCTGCTGCTGTTTCTTACCGAGTTCGTCACGGTCTGGGTGCAGGACCCGTTCGTGCTGTATCGCAGCTATCTTTGGGCGATCGCGATCCCCGGACTGATCGCGTTGCCACTAGTGGGCTTGCCATCCCGGCTGATCTACACCGGTGGTTTCGTGGTGGGCGCACTCTTTACTGGGCTGGCGCTGGAGCGCGTGCTGAGTTTCGACAATGAGCTGAGTGTATGGTCCGACGCGGCCGACAAGATTGACCTGAGCGCCCCGCCCAATACGGTTGGTCGCTGGCGCCCCTTTCTCAACCGAGGCGCACAGTATCTGGACAAGTCCATGTACGACAGCGCGCAAGCAGATTTCACAGCTGCTGATCGGCTGGGAGAGAGCCAGGGCGCAGCACGCTTCAATATCGGCATGAGCCTGCTGCAACAGCACAAATACCCAGAGGCCATTGCAGCGTTCAATGCAGCAGAAGCCATGGGTAACCGCGACTTCGAGGTGTACTACCAGAAGGGCGAGGCCCTGTATGCCCAAGGCCGCTATGCCGATGCCTATCAGAGTTTCTCCACCGCCTTGAGCAGCCAGGCCGTGCTGAATGACGTCAAGTCCAATGACATGGTGCGAGAAACCATTCGCCTTCGTCGCGCGGAGTCTGCTGTCGCCACGCAACAGTACGCTGTTGCCATTGACGACTATCACGTCCTGCTCGCAGCCCGCCCCAGTAGTGTGCGCTTTCAAGTCGGCCTGGCCATGGCGCTGGCGGGTGCCGGGCAATCGGCCAAAGCGTTGCCACTCTTCGACAAAATCATTGCAGAGCGGCCCAATGCCCAGGCTTTCTATGGGCGATCAATTGCGCGCCACTACAGCGGCGATACGACTGGCAGCCTGCAAGACCTTGATCACGCCATTGTCCTGGACCCGCACAACCCGACCTATCGGGCACTTCGAACAGAGCTGAGTGGCAAACGCTAA
- a CDS encoding [protein-PII] uridylyltransferase has translation MSELPALREAYRQKKAELLEAAERSGDAVRSVHSVLRQLARLADELLQTLWLRAGFPEQFALLAVGGFGRGELFPHSDIDVLLLLPDGTRPDADEALRLRLEGFIGSCWDAGLEIGSSVRTARECLDEAAKDVTVQTSLLEARRIVGDASLFHLFRRAFREALDPQAFYIAKMLELRQRHHKFEDTPYSLEPNCKESPGGLRDLQAILWVSTAAGYGENWDALAHNGLATALEIKQIKRNEALISLIRLRLHLIAKRREDRLVFDLQTAVAESFGYHAQTPDGSRLARRSSEALMRRYYWAAKAVTQLSQILLLNIGERLNPSTHALIPINERFFEKAGMVEVVSDDLYQREPHAVLETFQLYETHVGLRGLSARTLRALYNARNVMDAAFRRDPVNRATFLRILQEPVGITHAMRLMNQTSVLGRYLRVFRGTVGQMQHDLFHVYTVDQHILMVLRNVRRFFMAEHAHEYPFCSQLAAGWDKPWILYIAALFHDIAKGRGGDHSELGGRDVRQFCADHGIADEDTELIAFLVEQHLTMSHIAQKADLSDPDVIAAFAKRVGNERHLTALYLLTVADIRGTSPKVWNAWKGKLLEDLYRYTLRMLGGRAPDGAAEVESRKREALVLLALHAEPHEAHKRLWDTLDVSYFMRHDAVDIAWHARQLSRHVEAKPKGEGLPASARCIVRVRLSPLGEGLQVLVYTPDAPDLFARICGYFDQAGFSILDAKVHTASNGYALDTFQVVTSALPEHYRELVNMVEAELPPALQQTGPLPTPSRGRVSRRVKSFPIAPRVELHPDERAQHWLLSVSASDRAGLLYSIARVLAKHKLNLQLAKVSTLGERVEDTFLIDGPALRRNRAQIEIETELLEVLASNG, from the coding sequence ATGTCCGAACTTCCCGCGCTGCGCGAGGCCTACCGCCAGAAAAAAGCCGAGCTGCTTGAAGCAGCCGAGCGCAGCGGCGACGCCGTGCGCAGCGTACACAGCGTGCTGCGCCAACTGGCGCGCCTGGCCGACGAGCTGCTGCAAACCCTCTGGCTGCGCGCCGGCTTCCCCGAGCAGTTCGCCTTGCTGGCCGTGGGCGGTTTTGGCCGGGGCGAGCTGTTCCCGCACTCCGACATCGACGTGCTGCTGCTGCTGCCCGACGGCACCCGGCCAGACGCGGACGAAGCCCTGCGCCTGCGCCTGGAAGGCTTCATCGGCAGTTGCTGGGACGCCGGGCTGGAGATCGGCTCCAGCGTGCGCACTGCGCGCGAATGCCTGGACGAGGCCGCCAAAGACGTCACCGTGCAGACCTCGCTGCTCGAAGCCCGGCGCATCGTGGGCGATGCCTCGCTGTTCCACCTCTTTCGCCGCGCCTTCCGCGAGGCACTGGACCCGCAGGCCTTCTATATCGCCAAGATGCTGGAGCTGCGCCAGCGCCACCACAAGTTCGAAGACACGCCCTACTCGCTTGAGCCCAACTGCAAGGAATCCCCTGGCGGCCTGCGCGACCTGCAGGCCATCCTCTGGGTATCCACCGCCGCCGGCTACGGCGAGAACTGGGACGCCCTGGCCCACAACGGCCTGGCCACGGCGCTGGAAATCAAGCAGATCAAGCGCAACGAGGCGCTGATATCGCTGATCCGCCTGCGCCTGCACCTGATCGCCAAGCGCCGCGAAGACCGGCTGGTGTTCGACCTGCAAACGGCCGTCGCCGAATCCTTTGGCTACCACGCGCAAACGCCCGACGGCTCGCGCCTGGCCCGGCGCTCCAGCGAGGCGCTGATGCGCCGCTACTACTGGGCGGCCAAGGCGGTGACCCAGCTCAGCCAGATCCTGCTGCTCAACATCGGCGAGCGGCTCAACCCCAGCACGCATGCGCTGATCCCGATCAACGAGCGCTTCTTCGAGAAGGCCGGCATGGTCGAGGTGGTGAGCGACGACCTCTACCAGCGCGAGCCGCACGCCGTGCTGGAGACCTTCCAGCTCTACGAGACGCATGTGGGCCTGCGTGGCCTGTCGGCGCGCACCTTGCGCGCGCTCTACAACGCCCGCAACGTGATGGACGCGGCCTTCCGCCGCGACCCGGTCAACCGCGCCACCTTCCTGCGCATCCTGCAAGAACCGGTCGGCATCACCCATGCCATGCGGCTGATGAACCAGACCTCGGTGCTCGGCCGCTACCTGCGCGTGTTCCGTGGCACGGTGGGGCAGATGCAGCACGACCTGTTCCACGTCTACACGGTAGACCAGCACATCCTGATGGTGCTGCGCAACGTGCGCCGCTTCTTCATGGCCGAGCATGCGCACGAGTACCCGTTCTGCTCGCAACTCGCCGCTGGCTGGGACAAGCCGTGGATTCTGTACATCGCCGCGCTGTTCCATGACATCGCCAAGGGCCGGGGCGGCGACCATTCCGAGCTGGGCGGGCGTGACGTGCGGCAGTTCTGCGCCGACCACGGCATAGCCGACGAAGACACCGAGCTGATCGCCTTCCTGGTCGAGCAGCACCTGACCATGAGCCACATCGCGCAAAAGGCCGACCTGAGCGACCCGGACGTGATCGCCGCCTTTGCCAAACGCGTGGGCAACGAGCGCCACCTGACCGCGCTCTACCTGCTGACAGTGGCCGACATCCGCGGCACCAGCCCCAAGGTCTGGAACGCCTGGAAGGGCAAGCTGCTGGAAGACCTCTACCGCTACACCCTGCGCATGCTGGGCGGCCGCGCCCCCGACGGCGCCGCCGAGGTCGAATCGCGCAAGCGCGAGGCCCTGGTGCTGCTGGCCCTGCACGCCGAGCCGCATGAGGCGCACAAGCGCCTCTGGGACACGCTGGACGTGAGCTACTTCATGCGCCACGACGCGGTCGACATCGCCTGGCATGCGCGCCAGTTGTCGCGCCACGTCGAGGCCAAGCCCAAGGGCGAAGGCCTGCCGGCCAGCGCACGCTGCATCGTGCGCGTGCGGCTCTCACCGCTCGGCGAAGGCCTGCAGGTGCTGGTCTACACGCCCGATGCCCCGGATCTGTTCGCGCGCATCTGCGGCTACTTCGACCAGGCCGGCTTCAGCATCCTCGACGCCAAGGTCCACACCGCCAGCAACGGCTACGCGCTGGACACCTTCCAGGTCGTGACCTCGGCCCTGCCCGAGCACTACCGCGAACTGGTCAACATGGTCGAGGCCGAACTCCCCCCCGCGCTGCAACAGACCGGCCCCCTGCCCACCCCCAGCCGCGGCCGCGTCTCACGCCGCGTGAAGAGCTTCCCCATCGCCCCGCGGGTAGAACTGCACCCCGACGAGCGCGCCCAGCACTGGCTGCTCAGCGTCTCCGCCAGCGACCGCGCCGGCCTGCTCTACTCCATCGCCCGCGTGCTCGCCAAACACAAGCTCAACCTGCAACTGGCCAAGGTCAGCACTTTGGGCGAGCGCGTGGAAGACACCTTCCTCATCGACGGCCCCGCACTGCGGCGCAACCGGGCGCAGATCGAGATCGAGACGGAGTTGCTGGAGGTTTTGGCGAGCAACGGCTAG
- the map gene encoding type I methionyl aminopeptidase: MTITYKTAQEIEGMRVACRLAAEVLDYLTPHIKPGITTNDVDRLAAECMARQGSVSATLGYQPPGYPPYPKSLCTSLNHVVCHGIPNDKPLKKGDIMNVDVTVIKDGWYGDTSRMFVVGEGSIAAKRLTSVTFDAMWHGIVKVKPGARLGDIGSAIQKFAEGLGFTVVREFCGHGIGRNFHEEPQVLHYGKPGTLEELKPGMVFTIEPMINAGRREIKELGNDGWTIVTKDHSLSAQWEHTVVVTETGYEVLTRSDACPPPPAFAAWTSESLATA; this comes from the coding sequence ATGACGATCACTTACAAGACCGCCCAGGAAATCGAAGGCATGCGCGTTGCCTGCCGCCTCGCCGCCGAAGTACTGGACTACCTGACGCCGCACATCAAGCCCGGCATCACCACCAACGACGTCGACCGCCTGGCCGCCGAATGCATGGCCCGCCAGGGCAGCGTCTCGGCCACGCTCGGCTACCAGCCGCCGGGCTATCCGCCCTACCCCAAGTCGCTCTGCACCTCGCTCAACCACGTGGTCTGCCATGGCATCCCGAATGACAAGCCGCTGAAAAAGGGCGACATCATGAACGTGGACGTGACCGTCATCAAAGACGGCTGGTACGGCGACACCAGCCGCATGTTCGTGGTCGGCGAGGGCTCCATCGCCGCCAAGCGCCTGACCAGCGTCACCTTCGACGCCATGTGGCACGGCATCGTGAAGGTCAAGCCCGGCGCCCGCCTGGGCGACATCGGCTCGGCCATCCAGAAATTTGCCGAAGGCCTGGGCTTTACCGTGGTGCGCGAGTTTTGCGGCCATGGCATTGGCCGCAACTTCCACGAAGAGCCGCAGGTGCTGCACTACGGCAAGCCCGGCACGCTGGAAGAGTTGAAGCCCGGCATGGTCTTCACCATCGAGCCCATGATCAACGCCGGCCGGCGCGAGATCAAGGAGCTGGGCAACGACGGCTGGACCATCGTCACCAAGGACCACAGCCTGTCGGCCCAGTGGGAACACACCGTCGTGGTCACAGAAACCGGCTACGAGGTGCTGACCCGCTCCGACGCCTGCCCGCCGCCGCCAGCCTTTGCCGCGTGGACGTCCGAGAGCCTGGCGACCGCCTGA